The Lycium barbarum isolate Lr01 chromosome 10, ASM1917538v2, whole genome shotgun sequence genome includes a region encoding these proteins:
- the LOC132615485 gene encoding beta-D-glucosyl crocetin beta-1,6-glucosyltransferase-like has product MGAEVTERKNTLRVLMFPWLAYGHISPFLNVAKKLVDRGFLVYLCSTAINLKSTIKKIPEKYSDSIQLVELHLPELPELPPHYHTTNGLPPHLNHTLQKALKMSKPNFTKILQNLKPDLVIYDILQQWAEGVANEQNIPAVKLLTSGAAVFSYFFNLVKKPGIEFPFPAIYLRKNELEKMSELFAQSAKDKEPDDVDPFADGNMQIMLMSTSRIIEAKYIDYFSELSNWKVVPVGPPVQDPIADDADEMKLIDWLGKKDENSTVFVSFGSEYFLSKEDREEIAFGLELSNVNFIWVARFPKGEEQNLEDALPKGFLERIADRGRVLDKFAPQPRILNHPSTGGFISHCGWNSVMESVDFGVPIIAMPIHLDQPINARLIVELGVAVEIVRDDYGKIHREEIAEMLKEVIAGKSGENLRAKVRDISKNLKSIRDEEMDTAAEELIQLCKNSPKLK; this is encoded by the coding sequence ATGGGTGCAGAAGTAACCGAACGTAAAAATACTTTGAGGGTACTGATGTTTCCGTGGTTGGCTTATGGACACATCTCTCCGTTTCTCAATGTAGCCAAGAAACTTGTGGACAGAGGATTCTTGGTATACCTCTGTTCTACGGCCATCAATCTCAAATCTACCATCAAGAAAATCCCTGAAAAATATTCTGATTCGATTCAACTTGTCGAACTTCACTTACCTGAATTGCCTGAACTTCCTCCTCATTACCATACGACCAATGGTCTCCCACCCCATCTCAATCACACACTTCAAAAGGCCCTGAAAATGTCCAAACCAAACTTCACGAAAATCTTGCAAAATTTGAAACCTGATTTGGTAATTTATGACATATTGCAGCAATGGGCTGAGGGCGTGGCGAATGAACAAAATATTCCAGCAGTCAAGCTCTTAACTTCGGGTGCAgctgtattttcttatttttttaactTAGTAAAAAAACCAGGGATCGAATTCCCCTTCCCTGCTATTTATCTCAGGAAAAATGAGCTAGAAAAAATGAGTGAATTGTTTGCCCAATCTGCTAAAGATAAAGAACCTGATGATGTGGATCCTTTTGCTGATGGAAATATGCAAATCATGTTGATGAGTACCTCTAGAATTATAGAAGCCAAATACATAGATTATTTCAGTGAATTGAGCAATTGGAAAGTAGTTCCAGTTGGTCCACCTGTCCAAGATCCAATCGCTGATGACGCGGATGAAATGAAGCTCATTGATTGGCTAGGAAAAAAAGATGAGAATTCAACTGTTTTTGTCTCATTTGGAAGTGAGTATTtcttgtcaaaagaagatagggAGGAAATAGCTTTTGGGTTAGAGCTTAGTAATGTTAATTTCATATGGGTTGCCAGATTTCCAAAGGGGGAAGAACAAAATCTTGAAGATGCTCTACCAAAAGGTTTTCTTGAAAGAATTGCAGATAGGGGAAGAGTTTTGGACAAATTTGCACCACAGCCAAGGATTCTAAATCATCCGAGTACGGGAGGATTTATAAGTCATTGTGGTTGGAATTCAGTAATGGAAAGTGTAGATTTTGGGGTTCCAATAATAGCTATGCCTATACATCTTGATCAGCCAATAAATGCTAGGTTGATAGTAGAATTGGGAGTTGCAGTGGAGATTGTTAGAGATGATTATGGcaagattcatagagaagaaaTTGCAGAAATGCTGAAAGAGGTCATAGCTGGTAAATCAGGGGAAAATTTGAGGGCCAAAGTGAGAGATATCAGCAAGAATTTAAAATCTATAAGGGATGAAGAGATGGATACTGCTGCTGAAGAGCTAATTCAACTTTGTAAGAATAGTCCTAAGTTGAAATAA
- the LOC132615486 gene encoding UDP-glucosyltransferase 29-like: protein METKKNTISILMLPWLAHGHISPFLELAKKLTNRNFHIYMCSTPINLISIKKSVTNKYSQSIELVELHLPSLPNLPPHYHTTNGLPPHLMNTLKTAFEMAAPNFSKLLQTLKPDLVIYDFNQPWAAESASSMNIPAVQFLTFSAAVVALALHMFDKRGGENFPFPEIYLREYEMLQMKKMMEESQDDKSPFDETLGQSRDIILVKTCRDFEGKYMDYLSKLVSKKIVPVGSLVQDSINQDDNEEVITQWLDKKEKSSTVFVSFGSEYFLSKEEIHEVGQGLELSKVNFIWVIRFPQGENISIQDVLSKGFLERVGERGMVLEKWAPQAVILQHTSVGGFVSHCGWSSFMESMKFGVPIIAMPMHIDQPMNARVVEYIGMGVEALRDENGKLQSEEIAKVIRKVVIEESGEGVRKKVRELSKKMNMKGDEEIDGVVEELVALCSNK from the coding sequence ATGGAGACCAAGAAAAATACCATTAGTATACTCATGCTACCATGGTTAGCACATGGTCATATAAGTCCATTTCTAGAGCTAGCCAAAAAACTCACAAATAGAAATTTCCACATTTACATGTGTTCCACTCCCATAAACCTAATCTCCATCAAGAAAAGTGTAACAAATAAATATTCTCAATCAATAGAATTAGTTGAGCTTCATCTTCCATCTCTGCCAAATCTTCCTCCTCATTACCACACCACGAATGGCCTCCCACCCCATCTCATGAACACTCTCAAAACAGCTTTTGAAATGGCGGCTCCAAATTTTTCCAAGTTATTACAAACTCTAAAGCCGGATTTGGTCATTTATGACTTCAATCAACCATGGGCTGCTGAGTCTGCCTCCTCTATGAACATTCCTGCTGTGCAATTCCTAACTTTTAGTGCGGCTGTAGTTGCATTAGCTCTCCACATGTTTGATAAGAGGGGAGGAGAAAACTTCCCATTTCCTGAAATTTACCTGCGTGAGTACGAGATGCTTCAGATGAAGAAGATGATGGAAGAATCACAAGATGACAAGTCCCCATTCGACGAGACTCTTGGACAATCTCGCGATATTATTCTAGTGAAAACCTGTAGAGATTTTGAAGGGAAATATATGGATTATCTCTCAAAATTAGTTTCCAAAAAGATAGTACCGGTTGGTTCACTAGTTCAAGATTCCATTAACCAAGATGACAACGAGGAGGTCATTACGCAATGGCTTGACAAGAAAGAAAAAAGTTCAACTGTGTTTGTTTCATTTGGGAGTGAGTATTTTTTATCCAAGGAGGAAATCCATGAAGTAGGTCAAGGACTAGAGCTTAGTAAAGTGAACTTCATTTGGGTAATTAGGTTTCCACAAGGTGAAAATATTAGTATTCAAGATGTACTATCAAAAGGGTTTTTAGAAAGGGTAGGAGAAAGAGGAATGGTTTTGGAAAAATGGGCTCCACAAGCCGTGATTCTACAACACACGAGTGTTGGTGGATTTGTGAGTCATTGTGGATGGAGTTCTTTTATGGAAAGTATGAAGTTTGGTGTGCCCATAATTGCAATGCCAATGCATATTGACCAACCAATGAATGCTAGAGTTGTGGAATATATTGGGATGGGAGTTGAAGCATTGAGGGATGAGAATGGGAAGCTACAAAGTGAAGAAATAGCAAAGGTGATAAGGAAAGTGGTAATTGAGGAAAGTGGTGAGGGCGTGAGGAAGAAAGTTAGAGAATTGAGTAAAAAAATGAATATGAAAGGGGATGAAGAGATAGATGGAGTGGTGGAAGAGTTAGTGGCACTTTGTAGCAACAAATGA